Proteins from a genomic interval of Puniceicoccales bacterium:
- a CDS encoding DUF167 domain-containing protein: MIRLSVRVIPNASKTCIVSNVDGKLVVKIQAPANDGRANDGLLCFIAKEFKVARSRIKIVHGQKSREKILEIDANDLQKPSS, from the coding sequence GTGATACGGCTTAGTGTTAGGGTGATACCCAATGCATCGAAGACATGCATTGTTTCAAATGTCGATGGGAAACTGGTGGTTAAAATTCAGGCACCGGCCAATGACGGTCGGGCCAACGACGGTCTGTTGTGTTTTATTGCCAAGGAATTTAAGGTGGCCCGATCGCGAATCAAGATTGTTCACGGCCAAAAATCCAGAGAAAAAATTCTGGAAATTGATGCAAATGATTTGCAAAAACCATCATCCTAG
- a CDS encoding rRNA pseudouridine synthase has translation MRLQKFLSQNGVCSRRKAEELILEGRVTINDGCAKIGDSVSENDVVKVDGCRVKSLNKKRLVIMMNKPRGVVCSSADRFHPGATIFDLLPKEHAGEKLMYCGRLDKDSQGMLILTNDGNFANKLTHPRSNISKIYIVTLRTRFDPKNIPLMLNGIIDDGETLIAEKIVPIGVDGSGHSSVEVHLKQGKKREIRRMFAACGYLVHRLKRVQIGKLKLKNLRPGQLKLLNEPEICRLLGRDPL, from the coding sequence ATGAGGCTTCAGAAATTTTTATCACAAAACGGCGTGTGTTCTAGGCGAAAGGCCGAGGAATTGATTTTGGAAGGTCGGGTGACGATCAACGATGGCTGCGCGAAAATTGGTGATTCGGTTTCTGAAAACGACGTGGTAAAAGTCGATGGATGCAGAGTTAAATCATTGAATAAAAAGCGGTTAGTTATTATGATGAACAAGCCTCGGGGCGTGGTATGTTCCAGTGCCGATAGGTTTCATCCAGGAGCGACAATTTTTGATCTATTACCAAAAGAGCATGCTGGCGAAAAACTTATGTATTGTGGCAGGTTGGATAAGGATAGCCAAGGCATGCTAATCCTGACCAATGATGGAAATTTTGCAAATAAGCTCACCCATCCCCGGTCTAATATCTCCAAAATCTATATTGTTACACTGCGAACACGCTTCGATCCGAAAAATATCCCATTGATGCTCAATGGGATAATTGATGACGGTGAAACGCTTATCGCCGAGAAGATCGTTCCTATCGGAGTCGATGGTTCTGGCCATAGTTCCGTGGAAGTGCATCTTAAACAGGGGAAAAAGCGAGAAATAAGGCGGATGTTTGCTGCCTGTGGCTATCTTGTGCACCGGCTCAAGCGGGTGCAGATCGGAAAGTTGAAGCTGAAAAATCTGCGGCCCGGGCAGCTGAAATTACTGAATGAGCCTGAGATTTGCAGGTTGCTTGGCCGGGATCCATTGTGA